In a single window of the Lineus longissimus chromosome 4, tnLinLong1.2, whole genome shotgun sequence genome:
- the LOC135486368 gene encoding DEP domain-containing protein 1B-like → MENTSQSSSGPYRATKLWNEVLHAFRDNMPIGRHRRNMRTYEHCFVASDSVDWLHEYLKRNSNFGAGVSRYQTAQLLQKFHKGQVFVDVRGSKHKEQFQDNGRLYRFVPKSPVKNNRTPLKRKKNLGNQTPVHRPLKLDFTDVVKPVECRREAELPKCHLVAKQLTTEEIENVFRTATLAKLRRLLGVHSLDEIIEMPKVKGQHVRHNLTHLNKTGVVTNIIKEEQLPHWILSAMRCLAYWPDQGEDNFSQRYPGFERDVFRAVKEHFQSLDEPLLTYDNYELFVNVLLHIENPDPRRSTPQGNSTYGFSPMSQESFVSVENLVLSMASPASQQLKLSQWNVSQINSSMENFEFLPPARPMTSSQPNLLDSTFVSEDSACPNRYSSTFYDNFAFERTDSDRSQNGNLQRHYSSNNLNDAENYLQNMTMRSRKQSNGSLCSEQSGTSTVSGRSGRSGVSHMSGRSGVSHISGRSAYSTSTAYSTRSGMNAATTRADPGYSHVRLARTPNAKMVASDLNRSCSYPNHEKYREPPPQYRNPPPYGSIHRKASIQTLNGNQSASERTPVNLNSRRYVRRRMTRSVYSALWDHSSSVFSETHENKLISALQICCLLLPPGNRRKLHLLLRLMNKMVNNTELHLDDDLPIRTQVLQTFCRCIIVSAMEGEFDEQTSLCLTAFMMDNYDRIMVVPQDLKEHIETRLAEMQRAQVKYVEDPVMVTFCKRLTQEEYEQETLSNSELAIADLLEAIVKNEKMAFKEKKKKLKQFQKEYPKIYQRKFPNAESEAAVIPAKSKSRTPLLSKLKTMRL, encoded by the exons ATGGAGAATACGTCGCAGTCAAGTTCAGGCCCATATAGGGCCACAAAATTG tGGAATGAGGTCCTTCATGCCTTCAGAGACAACATGCCAATTGGACGTCACAGGCGGAACATGAGGACTTATGAACATTGCTTTGTTGCATCTGATTCTGTTGACTGGCTTCATGAATATCTCAAAAGAAATTCGAACTTTGGGGCTGGTGTTTCAAG ATACCAGACTGCTCAGTTGTTGCAGAAGTTTCATAAAGGTCAAGTTTTTGTTGATGTTCGTGGCAgcaaacacaaggaacagtttCAAGACAATGGCAGACTTTATAG ATTCGTACCAAAATCTCCAGTCAAAAATAACCGTACCCCgctgaaaaggaagaaaaatCTTGGGAACCAGACACCTGTTCACCGGCCATTGAAACTCGACTTCACAGATGTGGTAAAGCCAGTTGAATGTCGACGAGAGGCAGAATTACCAAAGTGTCATCTGGTAGCAAAGCAGTTGACGACAgaggaaattgaaaatgtattcAGAACTGCCACCCTTGCCAA GTTACGGAGATTGCTTGGTGTACACAGTCTGGATGAAATCATAGAAATGCCAAAAGTGAAAGGCCAACATGTTCGTCACAACCTGACGCACCTTAATAAGACTGGAGTTGTGACGAATATAATCAAAGAGGAACAGTTGCCGCACTGGATTCTGTCGGCTATGAGATGTCTTGCATATT GGCCTGACCAAGGTGAGGACAACTTCAGTCAGCGCTACCCAGGTTTTGAACGAGACGTCTTCCGCGCTGTGAAGGAACACTTCCAGTCCTTGGATGAGCCACTGCTAACCTATGACAACTATGAACTCTTCGTGAATGTTTTAT TGCACATTGAAAACCCTGACCCAAGACGCTCGACACCACAAGGGAACAGTACCTATGGATTCTCGCCTATGAGTCAGGAATCCTTTGTGTCCGTGGAAAATCTTGTCCTCAGCATGGCTTCGCCTGCCTCACAGCAGCTAAAGCTTTCTCAATGGAATGTATCTCAAATCAACTCTAGCATGGAAAACTTTGAATTCTTGCCCCCTGCAAGGCCAATGACATCTTCTCAACCGAATCTCTTGGACAGTACATTTGTTAGCGAGGATAGTGCATGCCCTAATCGTTATTCTAGTACCTTCTATGATAACTTTGCATTTGAGCGGACGGATAGCGACCGGAGTCAAAATGGAAACCTCCAGAGGCATTACTCTTCAAATAATCTGAACGATGCGGAGAACTATCTGCAGAACATGACAATGCGAAGTAGAAAACAGTCCAATGGGAGTTTGTGTAGTGAACAGAGTGGTACGAGCACTGTTAGTGGGCGAAGTGGTCGCAGTGGAGTCAGTCACATGAGTGGTCGCAGTGGTGTCAGTCACATAAGTGGTCGCAGTGCCTACAGCACATCCACAGCTTACAGCACACGCAGCGGAATGAACGCAGCCACGACACGTGCTGATCCTGGCTATTCTCACGTAAGATTAGCGCGGACACCTAACGCTAAAATGGTCGCCAGTGACCTCAATCGGTCGTGTTCATACCCCAATCATGAGAAGTATCGGGAGCCCCCGCCGCAGTACAGGAACCCACCGCCTTATGGCAGCATCCACAGGAAAGCCTCCATTCAAACACTCAATGGTAACCAGTCAGCCTCGGAGCGCACACCAGTGAATCTCAATTCTCGGCGTTATGTGCGACGTCGGATGACACGCTCTGTCTATTCAGCCCTTTGGGACCATTCATCAA GTGTATTCAGCGAGACCCATGAAAACAAGTTGATCAGTGCGCTCCAGATCTGTTGTCTTCTGCTTCCACCTGGCAACAGACGTAAGCTTCATCTTCTGCTGCGTCTCATGAACAAGATGGTCAACAACACAGAACTCCATCTCGATGACGATCTGCCAATTCGCACTCAGGTTCTGCAGACGTTCTGCCGTTGTATTATTGTCAGTGCCATGGAGGGAGAGTTTGACGAGCAGACGTCACTATGCCTGACTGCCTTCATGATGGACAACTATGATAGGATCATGGTTGTGCCACAAGATCTCAAGGAGCACATCGAGACAAGATTGGCGGAGATGCAGCGAGCTCAG GTGAAGTACGTTGAAGATCCGGTGATGGTTACGTTTTGCAAGCGATTAACCCAAGAAGAATATGAACAAGAGACATTGTCAAACTCGGAGCTGGCGATTGCAGATCTACTGGAAGCGATTGTCAAAAATGAAAAGATGGCATtcaaagagaagaagaagaaattgaaaCAG TTTCAGAAGGAGTATCCCAAAATCTACCAGAGGAAGTTCCCAAATGCTGAGAGTGAGGCGGCCGTGATCCCAGCCAAGTCCAAATCTCGGACTCCGTTACTTAGCAAGTTGAAGACGATGCGTCTGTAG
- the LOC135486951 gene encoding mediator of DNA damage checkpoint protein 1-like codes for MDYECTQAIPLSDYEEETDDGRTDDKSPVGQLLVNCQKGFPETIFPLYEGDNVIGRQQDKVNIYIPLKAISKQHACIEIRDREVHFIYDMESRNKSRRGKMFLTPKVRYELKDGDTLLFGDVTTVYKKVVETKPDDAGSETGSETGSESMLINVSAVDSQNDSVGPPPNDQGTDTVRVEESFIDDDAASDASVDLLAATAAYGAGGSHVTVEETPIPSRTTKRINECDITIPESPLDADATKPTLRVSASGDDSYVFDAPTQAYRDPDGEDTIPDRIFDCPTQAYGNDEDDDATDDEAVIDLDGPTQAYPGGASPVFGGPTQAYGDQDGEGPTQAYALEKETIEPTLAYSMDGVKVTKDKSKPTKTTKQESEGFSLEKTEEGDSDFDPSILEGPTQAYPDPDAARPTQQMEEDSPAYGFLGSTFVSPQGGKVSATVSSSASTVSPSTQPTQLLRKDSEDQTQILPGTSAADVPTQILSSPKHTKCDIPDTLIISSPKHNKEKIPDTMVISSPEYTSESLLHAGKKGIWPPCAGSINESIDSEASTQILDASPSPPKRKAKKVSIFSDQPTQVYGEDSIEGESGGCGFDDEATQKYDDVEATQAYGDEGEAETRAYGDVEVAETQGYGDEAATQAYGDNAETQAYGDPGEEAETQAYGTDECRVPLEEMQTLAYDDGNEVETQGFGDNANEMETQAYGCKADEMETQAYGTKADEMETQAYDDDVDDGETQAYGLEVVPDSEEIDTDKTETKRYEEFPESMEDIFEDVRKRKSHVFRKPLDYSEDDDETQPMTEELDDELPDLDADAAVVEQELDVPPDVALENEASNIVDEHDIEEKNVREVKSFAEKSKEEIVVEVSEGSSRGKGCGKKTDRQKSPEKPKAAECKDTDVVVKDAVVVGKGTDGKAAASEKESGSRRGCRSRHGRNVSEDGPVLLDVREIGLRQKPVPEGETAPSRSEQGKAKDDIIDESKSKRGKSKKVEEDDESEAPQGTGRSRRGKMKGKPEESSTELISPVRKAIEEELVGETGPRAFKSKKVVDTGDSSELVVPKSTSRRGASQVKEEGLPDASTSGSVADEAGDGVAMPVVERSRGRQRTRKKKDDDSNSVVSENIDSESSGKIGSNRRGKEPSPAVTESKVTRGAMTRRSLPAEVVKPLGTPKRGRRSVAFTGLEDESELVTSEVSEKDIPSTKAGRKGRGKAASKLSPAKDDPEEDRESVASEVSEKDVPSAKAGRKGKGKAASKLSRETEELADAVSGDAEDTGQGKGKRSRRMSKKMTEAVDAAAETDKAETVGNAKGRKGKQTKNEEADVCESKQSKGEEPAEESVKSIRGKRSADISKKEDCDASATKRTKRGAKKQEEEEKEADDVEEESHAASASKRSKRGADKKEDVVEGENVEPEPETIKSKRGRRAGKKIEHPKEEVKEEPETISRGSRRQSDVKVPDDKRGKGKVTAEEDDISWSRSSSRGKKEEDVKPVLPAPRGRGRRSHQPAAEDDETDSMSTTSEVSEVTTASSARGRRGKTMAVEQSPATTPKGARGKRTASNESKEPTATPTRGNTPAATPTRGKGASAAVERLTSPRLQNLPGEQHHKILFTGVVDDKGQKVVKDLRGELVTGTDDCTHLVTDRVRRTVKFLCCLGRGVPIISTDWLDRCAAAKRFVDHTLFIVKDAENEKKFGFKLLTSLQKADAHKLFTDYKIHVTKNVKPDPSSMKQIIVSAEGKYLPTMPKKGDERTVIVSCDEDKRLCQAALNAGVHVVSNEFVLTGLLQQSIDIEKFSLFTSEQVSGSVARKRPAQGTPGDSAKKQRR; via the exons ATGGATTATGAGTGTACTCAGGCCATCCCGTTAAGTGATTATGAGGAGGAGACTGACGATGGGCGCACAGATGATAAAAGTCCA GTTGGTCAGCTCCTGGTGAATTGTCAAAAGGGCTTCCCAGAGACTATCTTCCCGCTTTATGAGGGTGACAATGTGATCGGCCGCCAACAAGACAAAGTCAACATCTACATCCCCCTGAAGGCCATCTCTAAACAACATGCCTGTATTGAGATCAGAGATAGAGAAGTCCACTTCATCTATGATATGGAGAGCCGCAACAAGTCAAGAAGAGGAAAG ATGTTCCTTACCCCCAAGGTGAGGTATGAATTGAAAGATGGAGACACACTCCTCTTTGGGGACGTAACTACTGTTTACAAAAAGGTAGTGGAG actAAACCAGATGATGCTGGGAGTGAGACAGGATCAGAGACGGGATCAGAATCGATGTTAATCAATGTTTCTGCCGTAGATTCACAGAATGATTCTGTGGGTCCTCCTCCAAATGATCAGGGCACTGATACGGTGCGTGTTGAGGAGTCGTTCATCGATGATGATGCTGCAAGTGATGCTAGTGTTGACCTACTTGCAGCCACAGCG GCATATGGAGCTGGTGGCAGTCATGTGACTGTCGAAGAAACCCCCATTCCGTCACGGACCACAAAAAGAATAAATG AGTGTGACATAACCATTCCAGAATCACCATTGGATGCTGATGCCACAAAACCAACCTTACGTG TTTCTGCTTCAGGAGATGATTCCTACGTTTTCGACGCACCGACACAAGCTTACAGAGATCCTGATGGGGAGGATACCATCCCTGACCGAATATTCGACTGTCCAACCCAGGCATATGGCAACGACGAGGATGATGATGCTACTGATGATGAAGCGGTTATTGACTTGGACGGACCGACCCAGGCGTACCCTGGTGGTGCTAGCCCTGTGTTTGGTGGGCCAACGCAGGCATATGGGGATCAG GATGGAGAAGGACCAACTCAAGCATATGCTCTGGAGAAGGAGACAATTGAGCCAACTCTTGCCTACAGTATGGACGGTGTTAAAGTGACCAAAGATAAGTCAAAACCAACAAAAACGACAAAGCAGGAATCGGAAGGTTTTTCTTTGGAGAAAACAGAAGAAGGTGATTCTGACTTTGACCCGAGTATTTTGGAAGGTCCCACACAGGCCTACCCAGACCCAGATGCTGCCAGACCAACGCAACAGATGGAGGAAGATTCGCCTGCATATGGTTTCCTTGGCTCAACGTTCGTCAGCCCCCAGGGAGGGAAGGTCTCGGCAACAGTATCATCTTCTGCTAGTACTGTTTCTCCAAGCACTCAGCCCACGCAGTTATTGAGGAAGGACTCTGAGGATCAAACGCAGATCCTCCCCGGGACGAGTGCGGCAGATGTGCCAACTCAGATTCTCTCATCACCGAAACACACAAAGTGTGACATCCCAGACACTCTAATCATTTCATCTCCTAAGCATAACAAGGAAAAAATCCCAGACACCATGGTCATTTCTTCTCCAGAGTATACCTCCGAAAGCCTGTTACATGCAGGAAAGAAGGGCATATGGCCCCCATGTGCAGGCAGCATCAATGAGTCAATTGACAGTGAGGCGTCCACACAGATCTTGGATGCATCCCCTAGCCCACCGAAACGGAAAGCTAAGAAAGTGTCCATCTTCTCTGACCAGCCGACGCAAGTGTATGGTGAAGATTCTATTGAGGGCGAGAGTGGTGGTTGTGGGTTTGATGACGAAGCTACGCAGAAATATGACGATGTTGAAGCAACGCAGGCGTATGGGGATGAGGGAGAGGCGGAGACTCGGGCGTATGGTGATGTTGAGGTTGCTGAGACCCAAGGGTATGGGGATGAGGCAGCAACGCAAGCGTATGGTGACAATGCTGAGACCCAAGCCTATGGTGACCCAGGAGAAGAGGCTGAAACCCAAGCATATGGGACTGATGAATGCAGGGTGCCTCTTGAAGAAATGCAGACACTGGCTTATGATGACGGGAATGAAGTCGAGACCCAGGGTTTTGGGGATAATGCAAATGAGATGGAGACCCAAGCATATGGTTGTAAAGCTGATGAGATGGAGACTCAAGCTTATGGTACTAAAGCTGATGAGATGGAAACCCAAgcttatgatgatgatgtagatgatggaGAAACCCAAGCCTATGGATTAGAAGTAGTTCCAGACAGtgaagaaattgataccgaCAAGACAGAGACCAAGAGATACGAGGAATTCCCAGAAAGCATGGAG gatatatttgaaGATGTCCGGAAAAGAAAAAGCCATGTGTTTCGGAAGCCTTTAGATTATtccgaggatgatgatgaaacacAGCCAATGACGGAG GAGCTTGATGATGAGCTGCCAGACCTTGATGCAGATGCTGCCGTTGTCGAACAAGAGTTGGATGTTCCTCCTGATGTTGCCCTAGAAAATGAAGCAAGCAACATTGTTGACGAACATGACATTGAAGAAAAGAATGTCCGAGAGGTCAAGTCATTTGCAGAAAAGAGCAAAGAGGAAATTGTGGTGGAGGTTTCAGAGGGTTCATCTCGTGGAAAAGGTTGTGGAAAGAAAACAGATAGACAAAAATCTCCTGAAAAGCCTAAAGCTGCCGAATGCAAGGACACTGATGTTGTCGTCAAAGATGCTGTTGTTGTTGGCAAGGGCACTGATGGAAAGGCGGCAGCAAGTGAGAAAGAGTCAGGGTCAAGGCGTGGTTGTAGGAGCAGACATGGTAGGAATGTATCAGAAGATGGGCCTGTGTTACTAGATGTAAGAGAGATCGGCCTGAGACAGAAACCTGTTCCTGAGGGTGAGACTGCCCCCTCCCGCTCGGAACAAGGGAAGGCGAAGGATGATATTATTGACGAGTCAAAGTCAAAGCGGGGGAAGTCTAAGAAGGTGGAGGAAGATGACGAGTCTGAGGCACCGCAAGGTACTGGAAGGTCAAGAAGAGGGAAAATGAAGGGAAAGCCAGAAGAATCTTCAACTGAGCTGATTAGTCCTGTTAGGAAAGCAATAGAAGAAGAACTTGTTGGAGAGACCGGGCCAAGAGCCTTCAAGTCAAAGAAGGTGGTTGATACTGGGGATAGTTCGGAGCTGGTTGTTCCCAAAAGCACGTCCAGGAGAGGAGCGTCTCAAGTGAAGGAAGAAGGCCTTCCTGATGCCTCCACATCTGGCAGTGTTGCAGATGAGGCTGGGGATGGGGTAGCTATGCCAGTAGTTGAACGAAGTAGGGGCAGACAAAGAACTCGAaagaaaaaagatgatgattCAAACTCTGTGGTTTCAGAAAATATAGATTCGGAATCTTCTGGGAAAATTGGTAGTAATAGGAGAGGCAAGGAACCGAGTCCTGCTGTGACAGAGTCTAAGGTCACAAGGGGTGCGATGACAAGGCGTTCTCTGCCTGCTGAAGTTGTGAAGCCTCTGGGGACACCAAAAAGAGGGAGGCGATCTGTTGCATTTACTGGTTTGGAAGATGAGAGCGAATTAGTCACATCTGAAGTCTCGGAGAAAGATATTCCAAGCACAAAAGCTGGGAGGAAAGGCAGAGGGAAAGCTGCTTCGAAGCTGTCGCCGGCAAAGGATGACCCAGAAGAAGATAGGGAATCGGTCGCATCCGAGGTGTCGGAGAAAGACGTTCCAAGCGCAAAAGCTGGGAGGAAAGGCAAAGGAAAAGCTGCTTCGAAGCTGTCAAGGGAGACAGAAGAACTGGCAGACGCTGTTTCAGGAGATGCTGAGGATACCGGGCAAGGGAAAGGGAAAAGGAGCAGACGCATGAGCAAGAAGATGACAGAGGCTGTTGATGCAGCGGCTGAGACAGACAAAGCTGAGACTGTTGGTAATGCAAAGGGAAGGAAAGGCAAGCAGACGAAGAATGAAGAAGCAGACGTCTGTGAATCAAAACAATCAAAAGGAGAGGAGCCTGCTGAAGAATCTGTGAAGTCAATACGAGGGAAAAGAAGTGCAGACATTAGTAAGAAGGAAGATTGTGATGCTTCAGCAACAAAGCGCACCAAACGTGGTGCTAAAAaacaagaggaagaagaaaaggaaGCAGATGATGTTGAGGAGGAAAGTCATGCTGCTTCAGCTTCCAAACGATCAAAGCGAGGTGCTGACAAGAAGGAGGACGTTGTTGAAGGGGAAAATGTTGAGCCAGAACCTGAGACAATAAAGTCGAAGCGGGGAAGAAGGGCTGGTAAAAAGATAGAACATCCAAAAGAGGAAGTGAAGGAGGAGCCTGAAACTATCAGTAGGGGGAGCAGACGGCAAAGTGATGTAAAGGTGCCAGATGACAAGAGAGGTAAAGGAAAAGTCACTGCTGAAGAGGATGATATATCATGGAGTAGGTCGTCTAGCAGAGGAAAGAAGGAAGAGGATGTAAAGCCAGTGTTGCCAGCACCTCGTGGGAGGGGAAGACGGAGTCATCAGCCCGCAG CTGAAGATGATGAAACAGATTCAATGTCCACAACATCTGAAGTATCGGAAGTCACCACAGCATCCTCAGCTAGAGGGAGGCGTGGGAAGACAATGGCAGTGGAACAATCCCCGGCCACGACTCCAAAAGGTGCTAGAGGGAAGAGGACAGCTTCTAATGAAAGCAAG GAGCCTACAGCAACACCAACCAGAGGGAATACACCGGCAGCAACGCCAACCAGAGGGAAGGGAGCCAGTGCAGCGGTAGAACGACTCACTAGTCCTAGGTTACAGAATTTGCCAGGAGAACAACATCATAAGATATTATTCACTGGAGTTGTTGATGACAAAGGACAGAAG GTGGTGAAAGATCTCCGAGGAGAACTGGTGACTGGAACTGATGATTGTACCCATCTCGTTACCGATCGAGTGCGTAGGACTGTCAAGTTCCTTTGCTGCCTTGGTCGGGGGGTGCCGATAATCAGCACAGATTGGCTGGACAGATGTGCAGCTGCAAAAAGATTTGTCG ATCACACTCTATTTATAGTCAAAGACGCCGAAAATGAGAAGAAGTTTGGGTTCAAACTGTTGACAAGTCTACAGAAGGCAGACGCACACAAGCTCTTCACGGATTACAAGATACATGTCACCAAGAATGTCAAACCTGATCCGTCCAGTATGAAAC AAATTATCGTGTCAGCAGAGGGAAAG TACCTGCCGACCATGCCCAAGAAGGGAGACGAACGGACTGTGATAGTATCTTGTGATGAAGATAAACGATTGTGCCAGGCTGCCTTGAATGCTGGGGTCCATGTGGTCAGCAATGAATTCGTCTTAACAGGCCTCTTGCAGCAGTCtattgacattgaaaa ATTTAGCTTATTTACCTCCGAACAAGTCAGTGGGAGTGTGGCGAGGAAGAGGCCGGCTCAAGGAACGCCTGGGGACAGTGCAAAAAAGCAACGCCGGTGA